A stretch of the bacterium genome encodes the following:
- the fabD gene encoding ACP S-malonyltransferase, giving the protein MATFVFPGQGSQKKGMGDGLFNDFRELTSQADTVLGYSIEELCIQDAGGHLGQTDYTQPALYVVNAFTYLKKIALLSRKPDFVAGHSLGEYNALLAAEVFDFETGLRLVKKRGELMSRALGGGMAAVIGLTDKRVEELLRENHCDTLAIANYNAPSQVVISGPKAEIDQAGSIFEAAGARAYIPLRVSGAFHSQFMEEARENFFSFLEEFEFSGPKIPVISNVTARPYTKEDIRQLLADQITHPVKWTACIRYLLGQGETEFEEIGPGTVLTGLIQQIKKEAQPLGEAGQQERREKQKTKQARAEEVWPKITAASLGSEEFKQDYNVRYAYVTGGMYRGIASKELVVRMGKAGLMGYFGTGGLDPGQIEAAIHYIQRELKDGQAYGMNLLSNIINPNVEEETIDLFLRHGVKNVEAAAFMQITPPLVKYRLKGLSRDAGGNIAITHRVQAKVSRPEVARAFLSPAPEHIVRKLLAENKITREQADLSTKVPMADDLCVEADSGGHTDQGVAYVLMPAMMRLRDELMDTYKYPRRVRVGAAGGIGTPEAVMAAFMLGADFILTGSVNQCTVEAGTSGAVKDLLQQINVQDTDYAPAGDMFELGAKVQVLKKGVFFPARANKLYELYRQYNSLDEIDEKTKKQIQEKYFQRSFEDIYKETKAYFSQHYPQEIEKAERNPKHKMALVFRWYFGHTTHLALSGSEEQKVDYQVHCGPALGAFNQWVKGTPLENWSNRHVDEIAEKLMQEAAELLNHRFQSLFKRSSYPGEAR; this is encoded by the coding sequence ATGGCAACATTTGTATTTCCAGGGCAAGGTTCGCAAAAGAAAGGCATGGGGGATGGGCTTTTCAATGACTTTCGAGAGCTCACTTCACAAGCGGATACTGTTTTAGGCTATTCTATCGAGGAGTTGTGCATCCAGGATGCCGGCGGGCATTTGGGTCAAACTGATTATACCCAGCCGGCCCTGTATGTAGTCAATGCCTTTACTTATCTGAAAAAAATTGCACTTTTGAGCCGAAAGCCGGACTTTGTTGCCGGTCACAGCCTGGGAGAGTATAACGCTCTTCTGGCGGCAGAGGTTTTTGACTTTGAGACCGGCCTGCGGCTGGTGAAAAAGCGAGGCGAATTAATGAGCCGGGCTCTTGGCGGGGGAATGGCTGCGGTAATTGGCCTGACCGACAAAAGAGTGGAGGAACTGCTCAGGGAAAACCATTGCGATACCCTCGCTATTGCAAACTATAACGCACCGTCTCAAGTTGTGATTTCCGGCCCCAAGGCCGAGATCGATCAAGCCGGATCGATTTTTGAAGCTGCCGGTGCACGGGCTTATATTCCTTTGCGGGTAAGCGGGGCTTTTCATTCTCAATTCATGGAAGAGGCCAGGGAGAATTTTTTCAGCTTTCTGGAAGAGTTTGAATTTTCCGGGCCGAAAATACCGGTTATCTCCAATGTTACGGCCAGGCCATATACAAAAGAAGACATCAGGCAGCTGCTGGCTGATCAGATTACCCATCCGGTCAAATGGACGGCGTGCATCCGCTATCTGCTCGGACAGGGAGAGACGGAGTTTGAGGAGATCGGTCCGGGGACCGTATTGACCGGCCTGATCCAGCAGATAAAAAAAGAAGCTCAGCCTCTTGGGGAGGCCGGTCAGCAGGAGAGACGGGAGAAACAAAAGACAAAACAGGCCAGAGCGGAAGAAGTCTGGCCGAAAATCACCGCCGCCTCTTTAGGCAGTGAGGAGTTCAAGCAGGACTATAACGTCAGGTATGCCTATGTCACCGGCGGGATGTACCGGGGAATAGCCTCGAAAGAGCTGGTAGTGAGAATGGGGAAAGCAGGATTGATGGGCTATTTTGGCACCGGCGGCCTGGACCCTGGTCAGATAGAAGCAGCTATTCACTATATCCAGCGGGAGCTGAAAGACGGGCAAGCCTACGGAATGAATTTACTCTCCAATATCATCAATCCGAACGTGGAAGAGGAAACGATAGATTTATTTTTACGGCATGGGGTGAAGAATGTCGAGGCAGCAGCCTTTATGCAGATCACCCCGCCGTTGGTAAAATACCGGCTGAAAGGGCTCAGCCGGGATGCCGGGGGTAACATTGCCATCACCCACAGAGTACAGGCCAAGGTATCACGGCCTGAAGTGGCCCGGGCTTTTTTGAGTCCGGCCCCTGAACATATCGTACGAAAGCTTCTGGCCGAGAACAAGATTACCCGGGAACAAGCGGACCTGTCCACCAAAGTGCCTATGGCCGATGACCTGTGCGTAGAGGCTGACTCCGGCGGGCATACGGACCAGGGGGTAGCCTATGTCCTGATGCCAGCCATGATGAGGTTGCGGGATGAGCTGATGGATACCTACAAGTATCCCAGACGAGTGAGAGTCGGTGCCGCCGGGGGAATCGGCACACCGGAAGCGGTTATGGCAGCTTTTATGTTAGGCGCGGATTTTATCCTTACCGGATCTGTCAATCAATGCACCGTCGAGGCTGGAACCAGTGGAGCGGTCAAGGATTTATTGCAGCAGATAAATGTCCAGGATACCGATTATGCACCGGCAGGAGATATGTTCGAATTAGGAGCCAAGGTTCAGGTTCTGAAAAAAGGGGTATTTTTTCCCGCCAGAGCGAACAAGCTGTATGAGCTGTATCGCCAGTACAATTCCCTGGATGAAATAGATGAAAAAACAAAAAAGCAGATTCAGGAAAAATATTTTCAGCGAAGCTTTGAAGACATCTATAAGGAAACCAAAGCCTATTTTTCACAACACTACCCCCAGGAGATCGAAAAAGCGGAACGAAACCCCAAGCATAAGATGGCCCTGGTCTTCCGATGGTATTTTGGACACACCACGCATCTGGCTTTGAGCGGCAGTGAAGAGCAGAAGGTGGATTATCAGGTACACTGCGGCCCTGCTTTGGGTGCTTTCAACCAATGGGTCAAAGGAACGCCTCTTGAAAACTGGAGTAACCGGCATGTAGATGAAATTGCTGAAAAACTCATGCAGGAAGCAGCAGAGCTGCTCAATCATCGCTTTCAATCGCTTTTCAAGAGATCATCGTATCCGGGGGAGGCTCGATAG
- a CDS encoding polyketide synthase has protein sequence MVWIREGEGSNEAQSIGLKIRTAGKAQGKVKGKKGERRRDVAVIGMACRFPEARDYHEFGDNLLRGINSIREIPPERWDINKYYSPDIEEPNKSVSKWCGLLDAPDQFDHHFFAVSPREARSMDPQQRLLLQETWHCIEDSGVPLASLQEKRTSVYVGVMANDYCQQAMTRNLVIDGYACLGSYDCMLANRISYVFGLRGESISVGAACASSSVAIHQARRSLITGESDYALAAGVSLDLHPWKYISFSKSRMLSPDGQCKTFDKDANGYVPGEGAGVLLLQPLEEAIRAGNHIHGIIRGSAVNHGGQASSITAPRVRAQRDVILAAYADARLSPEAVSYVEAHGTGTSLGDPIEIEALTQAFRVYTDRKQFCKIGSVKTNIGHLEAAAGIAGVIKVLVMMNRGKIPKTLNIKILNPIINFGESPFMVADSLSDWPGREKGLAIRAGVSSFGMGGVNSHIVLESFW, from the coding sequence ATGGTTTGGATACGGGAAGGGGAAGGCAGTAATGAAGCTCAAAGCATTGGGCTCAAGATACGTACGGCAGGGAAAGCACAAGGAAAGGTGAAAGGAAAGAAGGGGGAGAGAAGAAGAGATGTTGCAGTTATCGGGATGGCTTGCCGGTTTCCCGAAGCCAGGGACTACCATGAATTCGGTGATAATCTCCTTCGGGGGATCAATTCCATCCGGGAGATTCCTCCTGAGCGATGGGATATCAACAAGTATTATTCTCCCGATATCGAGGAACCGAATAAAAGCGTCAGCAAGTGGTGCGGGCTCCTGGATGCCCCTGATCAATTCGATCACCACTTTTTTGCTGTCTCTCCACGGGAAGCCAGGAGCATGGATCCCCAGCAGAGACTGCTCCTTCAGGAAACCTGGCATTGCATAGAAGACTCAGGGGTCCCCCTGGCAAGTCTCCAGGAGAAGAGGACATCGGTATATGTCGGCGTTATGGCCAATGACTATTGTCAACAGGCTATGACCAGGAATCTGGTTATTGACGGCTATGCCTGTCTGGGCAGCTATGATTGCATGCTGGCCAACAGAATCTCGTATGTGTTCGGCTTGCGGGGTGAAAGCATATCGGTCGGGGCCGCCTGCGCCTCCTCATCGGTGGCGATCCACCAGGCCAGGCGTTCTTTGATAACCGGGGAAAGTGATTACGCCCTGGCCGCAGGGGTGAGTCTGGACCTTCATCCGTGGAAATATATCTCTTTTTCCAAATCGCGGATGCTCAGTCCGGACGGGCAATGTAAAACCTTTGATAAGGACGCCAACGGGTATGTGCCGGGGGAGGGAGCAGGAGTTCTGCTGTTGCAGCCTCTGGAGGAAGCGATCCGTGCCGGAAACCATATCCATGGAATAATCAGAGGTTCGGCAGTCAATCATGGCGGACAGGCATCATCGATCACTGCGCCACGGGTCAGAGCGCAAAGGGATGTCATTCTGGCTGCCTATGCGGATGCCCGGCTCAGTCCGGAGGCAGTGAGCTATGTGGAAGCACACGGGACCGGTACTTCACTGGGTGATCCGATCGAGATAGAGGCCCTGACGCAGGCATTCCGGGTTTATACGGACCGGAAACAATTCTGCAAAATCGGCTCGGTCAAAACCAACATCGGGCATCTGGAAGCTGCGGCAGGAATCGCGGGTGTTATCAAGGTGCTGGTTATGATGAACCGGGGCAAGATACCCAAGACGTTAAATATCAAGATATTGAACCCTATTATCAATTTTGGGGAATCTCCCTTTATGGTAGCTGACAGCCTGAGTGATTGGCCGGGGAGGGAGAAGGGTCTGGCCATCCGGGCCGGTGTCAGCTCATTTGGCATGGGAGGGGTAAACTCCCACATCGTGCTGGAATCTTTCTGGTGA